In Acidaminococcus timonensis, one DNA window encodes the following:
- a CDS encoding polysaccharide deacetylase family protein, with protein MKKLIIVLAILAVLCGIGYGGYEYVKADFPRFCEESVPIFAYHRVEPGHDDPYTMPPEAFEEQMKYLKDEGWKTITLADYVKGRKEGKKFHKTCVLIFDDGYLDNLTYAAPILKKYGFVGNMYMAVKYEGWPGYLDWNQEHELLKYGWALGSHTFNHKPLESLTPEQVDYELTTSMQHMRGIYNPPEGLTFSYPNGSASEAIAAQVAKAGYIAGVDGRVGVNTDKTPLMRLRRVNVFQNKPENLGCFQYDLKRAQIQGYIDQTGIDSNWIITNYYKLRAKLHLN; from the coding sequence ATGAAAAAACTGATCATCGTGTTGGCAATTCTGGCAGTGCTGTGTGGAATCGGATATGGCGGGTATGAATATGTAAAAGCGGACTTTCCTCGCTTCTGTGAAGAATCGGTCCCGATCTTCGCCTATCATCGGGTGGAACCGGGCCATGATGACCCCTATACCATGCCGCCGGAAGCATTTGAAGAACAGATGAAATATCTGAAAGATGAAGGCTGGAAGACCATTACCCTGGCAGACTATGTAAAGGGCCGCAAGGAAGGGAAGAAATTCCATAAGACCTGCGTCCTGATCTTCGATGACGGGTACCTGGACAACCTGACCTATGCAGCTCCCATCCTGAAGAAATATGGCTTTGTGGGCAATATGTACATGGCTGTGAAATATGAAGGCTGGCCCGGGTATCTGGACTGGAACCAGGAACATGAACTTCTGAAGTATGGTTGGGCCCTGGGCTCCCATACTTTCAACCACAAACCGTTGGAAAGCCTGACGCCGGAGCAGGTGGATTACGAACTGACCACCTCCATGCAGCACATGAGGGGAATCTACAATCCGCCGGAAGGGCTGACCTTCTCCTACCCCAATGGTTCTGCCAGCGAGGCCATTGCTGCCCAGGTGGCGAAAGCCGGTTACATCGCCGGAGTGGACGGCCGGGTAGGGGTGAATACCGACAAGACCCCGCTCATGCGGCTGCGCCGGGTGAATGTATTCCAGAACAAACCGGAAAATCTGGGCTGCTTCCAGTATGATCTGAAACGGGCCCAGATCCAGGGCTATATTGATCAGACCGGAATCGATTCCAACTGGATCATCACGAATTATTACAAGCTGCGGGCCAAACTGCACCTGAACTGA
- a CDS encoding amidohydrolase produces MDVKEVAKKYGEYQVKMRRYFHENPELSEKEFNTSKVVKEELDKIGVPWVPCGLKTGVLATIKGKKPGKTILLRGDMDALSVTEDTGLPFTSKNPGVMHACGHDCHISMMLTAAHILNDMKDELCGTVKMAFQPAEEVATGAPSMVEQGALDGVDGCFAMHVWFDVDAGHISCDAGPRMGGANKFVINITGKGGHAAEPQECVDAAVVQAAVVNNLQTVVSRHFSPMDPVVLTIGEVSAGERWNVVPEKARLAGTTRYFKKEINTELPKVIDKIAQDTAAAFGAKAETENIVLCPPVINDEHMAQVVREASRKVIGKDAPVSRPGTMGGEDFAFFMDKVPGAVALLGIRNEACGAVYAQHSCHYTVDESALLGGAMLYAQTALDFNAGK; encoded by the coding sequence ATGGATGTTAAAGAAGTAGCCAAAAAATATGGTGAGTATCAAGTTAAAATGAGACGGTATTTCCACGAGAATCCGGAACTCAGTGAAAAAGAATTCAACACCAGCAAAGTGGTCAAAGAGGAACTGGATAAAATCGGAGTGCCCTGGGTTCCCTGTGGTTTGAAAACCGGTGTGCTGGCTACCATCAAAGGGAAGAAACCCGGCAAGACCATCCTGCTCCGAGGGGATATGGATGCCCTGAGTGTGACGGAAGACACCGGACTGCCTTTCACCAGCAAGAATCCTGGTGTGATGCATGCCTGTGGCCATGACTGCCACATCTCCATGATGCTGACGGCTGCCCACATCCTGAACGACATGAAGGATGAACTGTGCGGGACTGTGAAAATGGCTTTCCAGCCGGCTGAAGAAGTGGCAACCGGTGCTCCTTCCATGGTGGAACAGGGCGCTCTGGACGGAGTGGATGGCTGCTTTGCCATGCATGTCTGGTTCGACGTGGATGCCGGGCACATTTCCTGTGATGCAGGTCCCCGGATGGGTGGTGCCAATAAATTCGTGATCAATATCACCGGGAAGGGCGGTCATGCAGCAGAACCCCAGGAATGTGTGGATGCGGCTGTGGTCCAGGCTGCTGTGGTCAACAACCTGCAGACTGTGGTCAGCCGTCATTTCTCTCCCATGGATCCGGTGGTACTGACCATTGGCGAAGTCTCCGCCGGAGAACGGTGGAATGTGGTTCCGGAAAAGGCCCGTCTGGCAGGGACCACCCGGTATTTCAAGAAGGAAATCAATACGGAACTGCCGAAAGTCATTGACAAGATCGCCCAGGATACGGCAGCAGCTTTCGGCGCTAAGGCTGAAACGGAAAATATCGTTCTGTGCCCGCCGGTCATCAATGATGAACATATGGCTCAGGTTGTCCGGGAAGCTTCCCGCAAGGTCATCGGGAAAGACGCGCCCGTATCCCGTCCGGGGACCATGGGCGGCGAAGACTTCGCATTCTTCATGGATAAGGTCCCTGGCGCCGTTGCGCTGCTGGGGATCCGGAATGAAGCCTGTGGTGCTGTGTATGCCCAGCATTCCTGCCATTATACAGTGGATGAAAGTGCGTTGCTGGGTGGTGCCATGCTGTATGCCCAGACGGCCCTGGACTTCAACGCAGGGAAATAA
- a CDS encoding SufB/SufD family protein, whose translation MSKEQFNELPRPTFRWMKVNHLELDQEPVTELKPVELAIRTDGQVEAKQYEGNALPDLGDFQGASKESLARTLKGGNVNCAVTVADGAEASVWITYTVSEAAPQLVGQLKVTAGKGSQVHVYELFDGDAENGLVDLLQYVDAGEGARVQISKVQIHGDRVRHIDARLTREAKEANVKYVSAEVGGHQTVVNVVSKLDHDEAEFDSASMYLGDKDQLFDYSYLVPTQGCKTKTNILTTGALMGTSKKYFRGTIDFLRGGKKAVGDESDVCLLLNKGVHSISVPLLLCKEDDVVGNHASSSGQIDQDMLFYLMSRGFDEAGAQLIIVESNIRPVIDQLGDSDLEDKALQAVRSKMQQVGRKGN comes from the coding sequence ATGAGCAAAGAACAATTCAACGAACTGCCGCGTCCCACCTTCCGCTGGATGAAAGTGAATCATCTGGAACTGGACCAGGAACCGGTGACGGAACTGAAACCGGTGGAACTGGCCATCCGCACCGACGGCCAGGTGGAAGCCAAGCAGTATGAAGGGAACGCCCTGCCCGACCTGGGCGATTTCCAGGGAGCCAGCAAGGAATCCCTGGCCCGGACCCTGAAGGGCGGCAATGTGAACTGCGCCGTGACGGTGGCTGACGGGGCGGAAGCCTCTGTGTGGATCACCTACACGGTGAGCGAAGCAGCACCCCAGCTGGTGGGCCAGCTGAAGGTCACCGCCGGCAAGGGCAGCCAGGTACATGTGTACGAGCTGTTCGACGGGGATGCGGAAAATGGCCTGGTGGACCTGCTGCAATACGTGGATGCCGGGGAAGGCGCCCGGGTGCAGATCAGCAAGGTACAGATCCACGGCGACCGGGTACGGCACATCGATGCCCGTCTCACCCGGGAAGCCAAAGAAGCCAATGTGAAATACGTCAGCGCTGAAGTGGGCGGCCACCAGACGGTGGTGAACGTGGTATCCAAGCTGGATCATGACGAAGCGGAATTCGACAGCGCTTCCATGTATCTGGGCGACAAGGACCAGCTGTTCGATTATTCCTACCTGGTACCCACCCAGGGCTGCAAGACGAAGACCAACATCCTGACCACCGGCGCCCTGATGGGCACCAGCAAGAAGTACTTCCGGGGAACCATCGATTTCCTCCGGGGCGGCAAGAAGGCCGTGGGGGATGAATCCGATGTGTGCCTGCTGCTGAACAAGGGCGTGCACTCCATCTCCGTACCGCTGCTGCTGTGCAAGGAAGATGATGTGGTCGGCAACCACGCTTCCAGCTCCGGTCAGATCGACCAGGACATGCTGTTCTATCTGATGAGCCGCGGCTTCGATGAAGCCGGTGCCCAGCTGATTATCGTGGAAAGCAACATCCGGCCGGTCATCGACCAGCTGGGTGACAGTGATTTGGAAGATAAGGCCCTCCAGGCTGTACGCAGCAAGATGCAACAGGTCGGCCGGAAAGGAAACTGA
- the sufC gene encoding Fe-S cluster assembly ATPase SufC, whose amino-acid sequence MSELLRVEGLKIAVEGKEILKGLDLVINKGETHVIMGSNGAGKSTLFNAIMGNPKYVVTAGHIYFEGKDITHAPVNERAKAGIFMAFQSPISVQGISVENFIRNAKTTITGEKQRIMPFRKALHKEMDALSMDRSYADRYVNDGFSGGERKKTEILQMAMLDPKLTMLDEIDSGLDVDAVRIVSEAVNQYHNENNSLLIITHHSEILQKLHPDVVHVLINGRIVKTGDASLIQEIEANGYDAYKK is encoded by the coding sequence ATGAGTGAATTATTACGCGTGGAAGGATTAAAGATTGCCGTTGAAGGTAAGGAAATCCTGAAAGGCCTGGATCTGGTCATCAACAAAGGCGAAACCCATGTGATCATGGGCTCCAACGGGGCCGGCAAATCCACCCTGTTCAATGCCATCATGGGCAACCCCAAATATGTGGTGACCGCTGGTCATATTTATTTTGAAGGAAAAGACATCACCCATGCGCCGGTGAACGAAAGAGCGAAAGCCGGCATCTTTATGGCCTTCCAGTCTCCCATCTCCGTCCAGGGGATCAGTGTGGAAAACTTCATCCGCAACGCCAAAACCACCATTACCGGTGAAAAGCAGCGGATCATGCCGTTCCGCAAAGCCCTGCACAAGGAAATGGACGCCCTGAGCATGGACAGAAGTTATGCCGACCGGTATGTGAACGACGGGTTCTCCGGCGGCGAACGGAAGAAGACCGAAATCCTGCAGATGGCCATGCTGGACCCGAAACTGACCATGCTGGATGAAATCGACTCCGGCCTGGACGTGGATGCGGTACGGATCGTTTCCGAAGCCGTGAACCAGTATCATAACGAAAACAACTCCCTGCTGATCATCACCCACCACAGCGAGATCCTGCAAAAGCTGCATCCGGATGTGGTCCATGTGTTGATCAACGGCCGCATCGTGAAGACCGGGGACGCTTCCCTGATCCAGGAAATCGAAGCCAACGGCTACGACGCTTATAAGAAATAA
- a CDS encoding GntP family permease: MTGLPLIFAFVLAIIVMIVAISKFRIHPFLAILAVSVIFGLVGGIPLVKHGKTLGIADVVSAGFAGTFTSIGIVIIMGALIGTLLEKTGAALKMADCVVRLVGKNNTSLAVLIMGWIVSIPVFCDSGFVILNPIRKALVRRTHCSAVATAVAMSMGLYISHCFIPPTPGPIAAANTIYEGMGMEPNLILIIGLGTASSILPMIAAYIYANYIGTKVKSKEERAQAAEPAETQQTYEELIKSYGKLPSAFASFAPIVVPIILMGLSSAMAMAGTQSDIIKFLGTPIIAISVGVILGIMVLMQSTVEDKMKAFYDITNDTLKVVGPILFITAAGGVLGKVIASTSMVAFIKANSNTLASLGIFFPFLLSAILKTAQGSSTVAITTTAGIMAPLMGTLGLGTPMLAAITVIAIGAGAMTVSHANDSYFWVVTNFGDMEVQDGYKAQTLGTLVTGIAAMINVYILYLILG, translated from the coding sequence ATGACAGGTTTACCTTTGATTTTCGCTTTTGTTCTTGCCATCATTGTCATGATCGTCGCTATTTCGAAATTCCGTATCCATCCTTTCCTGGCTATCCTGGCGGTTTCCGTGATCTTCGGCCTGGTCGGCGGAATCCCTCTGGTGAAGCATGGAAAGACGTTGGGCATTGCTGATGTGGTCAGCGCCGGGTTCGCCGGCACGTTCACCAGCATCGGCATTGTCATCATCATGGGCGCCCTGATCGGCACCCTGCTGGAAAAGACGGGGGCAGCCCTGAAGATGGCTGACTGTGTCGTCCGGCTGGTGGGGAAGAACAATACCAGCCTGGCCGTCCTGATCATGGGCTGGATCGTTTCCATCCCTGTGTTCTGCGACAGCGGGTTCGTCATTTTGAACCCTATCCGGAAAGCCCTGGTACGGCGGACCCACTGCTCGGCTGTAGCTACGGCAGTGGCCATGTCCATGGGTCTGTACATTTCCCACTGTTTCATCCCTCCGACTCCCGGACCGATTGCAGCAGCCAACACCATTTATGAAGGCATGGGAATGGAGCCCAACCTGATCCTGATCATCGGACTGGGCACGGCTTCCTCCATCCTGCCCATGATTGCCGCGTATATCTACGCCAACTACATTGGCACGAAGGTGAAATCCAAGGAAGAAAGGGCGCAAGCCGCGGAACCGGCTGAGACCCAGCAGACCTATGAAGAACTGATCAAAAGCTATGGCAAGCTGCCCAGTGCCTTCGCCAGCTTCGCACCCATCGTGGTGCCCATCATCCTGATGGGTCTCTCCAGTGCCATGGCCATGGCCGGGACCCAGAGCGACATCATCAAGTTCCTGGGTACACCCATCATCGCCATCAGCGTGGGCGTGATCCTGGGCATCATGGTGCTGATGCAGAGCACCGTGGAAGACAAAATGAAAGCCTTCTACGATATCACCAATGATACCCTGAAAGTGGTGGGCCCCATCCTGTTCATCACTGCTGCCGGCGGCGTCCTGGGCAAGGTCATCGCCTCTACCAGCATGGTGGCATTCATCAAGGCCAACTCCAATACCCTGGCCAGCCTGGGGATCTTCTTCCCGTTCCTGCTGTCGGCCATCCTGAAGACCGCTCAGGGTTCCTCCACCGTGGCCATCACCACCACGGCCGGTATCATGGCACCGCTGATGGGTACCCTGGGACTGGGGACTCCGATGCTGGCTGCCATCACGGTCATTGCCATCGGCGCTGGTGCTATGACGGTATCCCACGCCAACGACTCCTATTTCTGGGTGGTCACCAACTTCGGCGATATGGAAGTGCAGGACGGCTACAAGGCACAGACCCTGGGGACCCTGGTTACCGGGATCGCTGCCATGATCAACGTGTACATCCTGTATTTGATCCTGGGATAA
- the scfA gene encoding six-cysteine ranthipeptide SCIFF, protein MAKRIKTVNKEMLKKTLRTGGCGECPASCQSACKTSCTVGNQVCEKA, encoded by the coding sequence ATGGCTAAGAGAATCAAAACTGTGAATAAAGAAATGCTGAAGAAAACTCTGAGAACCGGCGGCTGCGGCGAATGCCCGGCATCCTGCCAATCTGCCTGCAAAACTTCCTGCACGGTAGGCAACCAGGTTTGCGAAAAAGCATAA
- the whiA gene encoding DNA-binding protein WhiA produces MSFSHDVKNEVARLEGEDHGCEQAELFGLLRISGSVSLSGRKVGIHFTTENAALARRVLRLLKNNFPVQTEVIVTRSRRLKKNNRYQVHVIPSDEARTALSRLRLLTPLDEAGRVLLRKEGEKRSFLRGVFLAGGSVNKPISDYHLELICDSMDMGQFIQKIMKGFSLPARIVDRKNSYIVYLKEGNAIASFLSLIGAQHSYLEFENVRVLKDMRNQVNRQVNCETANLNKVVKAAVRTLRAIRVIEDTVGLSTLPEALQEAARLRREHQDLSVGELAALTEDNVGKSGFNHRLKKLEQIAEKLKDGEQ; encoded by the coding sequence ATGTCATTTTCCCATGATGTGAAAAATGAGGTGGCCCGGCTGGAGGGAGAAGATCATGGCTGCGAACAGGCTGAACTGTTCGGCCTGCTGCGGATCAGCGGATCCGTCTCTCTCAGCGGCCGCAAGGTGGGCATCCACTTCACCACAGAAAATGCAGCCCTGGCTCGGCGGGTGCTGCGGCTTTTGAAAAATAACTTTCCGGTACAGACGGAGGTGATTGTCACCCGGAGCCGTCGGTTGAAGAAGAACAACCGGTACCAGGTCCACGTGATCCCTTCGGACGAAGCCCGGACCGCTCTCAGCCGGCTCCGCCTGCTGACTCCGTTGGACGAGGCCGGCCGGGTCCTGCTGCGGAAAGAAGGGGAGAAACGGTCTTTCCTGCGGGGAGTCTTCCTGGCAGGGGGATCTGTGAATAAGCCTATCAGCGATTATCATCTGGAGCTGATCTGTGACAGCATGGACATGGGCCAGTTCATCCAGAAAATCATGAAGGGCTTCAGCCTTCCGGCCCGGATCGTGGATCGTAAGAATTCGTATATCGTATATCTGAAAGAAGGCAATGCCATTGCCTCGTTCCTGTCGCTGATCGGAGCCCAGCATTCGTATCTGGAGTTCGAAAATGTGCGGGTATTGAAGGATATGCGCAACCAGGTGAACCGGCAGGTGAACTGTGAAACCGCCAATTTGAACAAGGTGGTGAAGGCGGCGGTGCGGACCCTGCGAGCCATCCGCGTCATCGAAGATACGGTGGGGCTTAGCACCCTGCCGGAGGCGTTGCAGGAGGCGGCCCGTCTCCGGCGGGAGCACCAGGATCTTTCGGTGGGGGAACTGGCTGCTTTGACGGAAGACAATGTGGGCAAATCCGGTTTTAACCACCGGCTGAAAAAATTGGAACAGATAGCAGAGAAATTGAAGGATGGGGAGCAATGA
- the scfB gene encoding thioether cross-link-forming SCIFF peptide maturase has protein sequence MLIHRMHLDDNYVVLDVNSGAVHIIDAMIYDLLGFYDGKNVEETKAHFAGKYPQKDVDEAMDELQDLQKAGLLFSPDFPVPDTFSDEPVLKSLCLHVAHDCNLRCGYCFADTGDFGGHRALMSREVARKAIEFAIKGSKQRHNLELDLFGGEPLMNMPVVKYIVDYVRQREKETGKNIKLTLTTNGTLLTDEIVKYLNDNRVMLVLSLDGSKKTHDHMRPYPGHVGSYDAAVKGFRKVIESRHGKNYYLRGTYTHYNPHFCEDVLAMLDVGSEISMEPVVGTTEPWVLTEEDWTILDKEYEKLARAYLAKKRAGEPFDFFHFNVALDNGPCVAKRLAGCGAGHEYFAITPEGDIYPCHQFVGREKYKMGTLDTGIVKKDMVQYFRHMHVMKKEDCRTCWARFFCSGGCHANADLVNGTIEKPYAYGCRIQKKRLEMAIIVQALLTEDVKEGGTDHRPVIDNFKFQVEKQAPAK, from the coding sequence TTGCTGATCCATAGAATGCATCTGGACGACAACTATGTGGTCCTGGACGTGAACAGCGGCGCCGTACACATCATCGACGCCATGATTTATGACTTGTTGGGCTTTTACGATGGCAAGAATGTAGAGGAGACCAAGGCACACTTTGCTGGTAAATATCCTCAAAAGGATGTGGACGAAGCCATGGATGAACTGCAGGACCTGCAGAAGGCCGGGCTGCTGTTTTCTCCGGATTTCCCGGTGCCTGATACCTTTTCGGATGAACCGGTTCTGAAATCCCTGTGCCTGCATGTGGCTCATGACTGCAACCTGCGGTGCGGCTACTGCTTTGCCGATACCGGGGATTTCGGGGGCCATCGTGCCCTCATGAGCAGGGAAGTGGCCCGGAAGGCCATCGAATTCGCCATCAAAGGCAGCAAGCAGCGCCATAACCTGGAGCTGGACCTGTTCGGCGGCGAACCTCTGATGAACATGCCCGTGGTGAAATACATCGTGGATTATGTACGGCAGCGGGAAAAAGAAACTGGCAAGAACATCAAACTGACCCTGACCACCAACGGGACCCTGCTCACGGACGAAATCGTGAAGTACCTGAACGACAATCGGGTGATGCTGGTATTGAGCCTGGACGGCAGCAAGAAGACCCATGACCATATGCGGCCTTATCCCGGCCACGTGGGTTCCTATGACGCAGCTGTCAAAGGATTCCGGAAGGTCATCGAATCCCGTCACGGAAAGAATTACTACCTGAGAGGTACCTACACCCATTACAATCCTCACTTCTGTGAGGACGTACTGGCCATGCTGGATGTAGGTTCCGAAATCTCCATGGAACCGGTGGTGGGCACTACGGAACCCTGGGTACTGACGGAGGAAGACTGGACCATCCTGGACAAGGAATATGAAAAACTGGCCCGGGCCTACCTGGCAAAGAAACGGGCCGGGGAACCCTTCGATTTCTTCCACTTCAACGTGGCCCTGGACAACGGACCCTGCGTAGCCAAACGGCTGGCCGGCTGCGGGGCGGGACATGAATATTTCGCCATCACACCGGAAGGGGATATCTATCCCTGCCACCAGTTCGTGGGACGGGAGAAATACAAAATGGGCACCCTGGATACGGGAATCGTGAAAAAGGATATGGTGCAGTACTTCCGTCATATGCATGTGATGAAGAAAGAAGACTGCCGTACCTGCTGGGCACGGTTCTTCTGCAGCGGTGGCTGCCATGCCAACGCCGATCTGGTGAACGGGACCATTGAGAAGCCCTATGCCTATGGCTGCAGGATCCAGAAGAAACGGCTGGAGATGGCCATCATCGTGCAGGCACTGCTGACCGAAGATGTGAAAGAAGGTGGCACGGATCACCGTCCTGTCATCGACAATTTCAAATTCCAGGTGGAGAAACAGGCACCTGCTAAGTGA
- the pepD gene encoding beta-Ala-His dipeptidase: MVLSAKQDAIIDGIVKEFSGLAAHPRKSGHEKAVSDYLAAHLTELGATVHQDAVNNIIADVPATPGCEKVPLTLLQGHMDMVCVAKRGVAYDPLKDPIKLVREGNVLHADGTSLGADDGMAAAIFLYLLQQDFAHGPLRLIFTVDEEVHMTGSMNLDPKWVRDATYVINCDSESLDTLVVASAGSVHTDFTRDVKREANPYDCALKVTAKGFAGGHSGETINKGKSNAIKALARALERLHQAGVPYRLAQVTGGAAANAIPSEADAVIVVPAAQAEQAKEQVAAEETSQKAVYGTVETNLSMTAEGTERPEQVWSQADTDHLVDLLVLLHTGVFAMNQHLATLPDLSANIGTVRETEEGVDVEYFPRSSSNERLQEFVENLPVFARVTGFQLQVGKMFSAWTENVHSRLLPVMEKVHKAVLGKEPKVAAMHGGLETGFFYAMDPQLDLVSVGPNTHAIHSADESVELDSCAQLARIIAGTLVELTMLH; the protein is encoded by the coding sequence ATGGTTCTCTCAGCTAAACAGGATGCAATCATCGATGGAATCGTAAAGGAATTCTCCGGGCTGGCGGCCCATCCCCGGAAATCCGGCCATGAAAAAGCGGTCAGTGATTATCTGGCAGCCCATCTCACGGAGCTGGGGGCTACGGTCCATCAGGATGCCGTGAACAACATCATTGCCGATGTACCGGCCACACCGGGATGCGAAAAAGTCCCTCTCACCCTTCTCCAGGGCCACATGGACATGGTCTGTGTAGCCAAAAGGGGTGTGGCCTATGATCCGCTGAAGGATCCCATCAAACTGGTGCGGGAAGGCAATGTGCTCCATGCAGATGGTACCAGCCTGGGGGCTGATGACGGCATGGCTGCTGCCATTTTCCTTTATCTGCTGCAGCAGGATTTTGCCCATGGCCCTCTCCGTCTGATCTTTACGGTAGATGAAGAAGTCCACATGACAGGTTCCATGAACCTGGATCCCAAATGGGTTCGGGATGCCACGTATGTCATCAACTGTGACAGTGAATCCCTGGATACGCTGGTGGTGGCTTCTGCCGGAAGCGTCCATACGGACTTTACCCGGGATGTGAAACGGGAAGCCAATCCCTATGACTGTGCACTGAAGGTTACGGCCAAGGGGTTTGCAGGTGGTCATTCCGGTGAGACCATCAACAAGGGGAAGAGCAATGCCATCAAGGCTCTGGCACGGGCCCTGGAACGGCTGCATCAGGCCGGAGTACCGTACCGGCTGGCACAGGTGACAGGCGGGGCGGCTGCCAATGCCATTCCCAGCGAAGCAGATGCCGTGATTGTTGTTCCTGCTGCCCAGGCAGAACAGGCCAAAGAACAGGTGGCAGCCGAAGAGACCAGCCAGAAAGCTGTCTATGGTACGGTGGAAACCAACCTGTCCATGACGGCTGAAGGGACAGAACGGCCCGAACAGGTATGGTCCCAGGCCGATACGGATCATCTGGTGGATCTTCTTGTCCTGCTCCATACAGGTGTCTTTGCCATGAATCAGCATCTGGCAACCCTGCCGGATCTTTCGGCCAATATCGGTACGGTGCGGGAAACGGAAGAAGGCGTGGACGTGGAATATTTCCCCCGGTCTTCTTCCAATGAACGGCTCCAGGAATTTGTTGAAAATCTGCCGGTATTTGCCCGGGTCACTGGTTTCCAGCTGCAGGTGGGGAAGATGTTCTCCGCCTGGACGGAGAATGTCCACAGCCGTCTGCTGCCGGTCATGGAGAAAGTCCATAAGGCTGTCCTGGGGAAGGAACCCAAAGTGGCAGCCATGCATGGGGGACTGGAAACGGGCTTTTTCTACGCCATGGATCCCCAACTGGATCTGGTCAGCGTAGGCCCCAATACCCATGCCATCCACAGTGCTGACGAATCCGTGGAACTGGACAGTTGTGCCCAGCTGGCCCGGATCATTGCCGGTACCCTGGTGGAACTGACCATGCTCCATTGA
- the sufB gene encoding Fe-S cluster assembly protein SufB: MTEDKKAEFARETQADEQKLQSERQKIDALTDFSNMYDFKKDSTHEFKTNAGLTPDVVREISAKKNEPKWMLDARLKALDIYYQMPYPEWGPDISGLDMDNIVTYVRPNARMSASWNDLPDDIKDTFDRLGIPEAEKKSLAGVGAQYDSEVVYHSIQDELTKQGVIYTDFDTAVKKYEDIVRKHFMKLIPPTDHKFAALHGAVWSGGSFVYVPEGVDVSIPLQSYFRLNAPGAGQFEHTMIIVEKGAKVHFIEGCSAPKYNVANLHAGAVELFIGDDATLTYSTIENWSKNMYNMNTKRAIVGKNGTINWVTGSFGSHTSCLYPMSILNGEGAHCEFTGVTFAGKGQYLDTGSKVVHNAPHTTSNINSKSISKDGGVCIYRGSVVVNECAEGSKSNVSCESLMLDEQSQSDTIPAIVIKNDNVDLGHEAKIGRISDEAIFYLMSRGLSEDEARAMLVRGFVEPVSKALPLEYAVEMNNLINLELKGSM, from the coding sequence ATGACGGAAGACAAGAAAGCAGAATTCGCCCGGGAAACCCAGGCGGACGAGCAGAAACTGCAGAGTGAACGGCAGAAGATCGATGCCCTGACCGACTTCAGCAACATGTACGACTTCAAGAAGGATTCCACCCATGAATTCAAGACCAATGCCGGCCTGACGCCGGACGTGGTGCGGGAAATCTCTGCCAAGAAAAACGAACCGAAATGGATGCTGGATGCCCGGCTGAAGGCGCTGGACATCTATTACCAGATGCCGTACCCGGAATGGGGCCCGGACATCAGCGGCCTGGATATGGACAACATTGTCACGTACGTACGGCCCAACGCCCGCATGAGCGCCAGCTGGAACGACCTGCCCGACGACATCAAAGATACCTTTGACCGCCTGGGCATCCCCGAAGCGGAAAAGAAATCCCTGGCTGGCGTGGGCGCCCAGTACGACTCCGAAGTGGTGTACCACAGCATCCAGGACGAACTGACGAAACAGGGTGTCATCTACACGGACTTTGACACCGCTGTGAAGAAATATGAAGACATCGTGCGGAAGCATTTTATGAAACTGATTCCGCCCACGGATCACAAGTTCGCCGCCCTGCACGGGGCAGTCTGGTCCGGCGGCTCCTTCGTGTACGTGCCGGAAGGGGTGGATGTGTCCATCCCCCTGCAGAGCTATTTCCGGCTGAACGCACCGGGGGCCGGCCAGTTCGAACACACCATGATCATCGTGGAAAAAGGGGCCAAGGTGCACTTCATCGAAGGCTGCTCCGCCCCGAAATACAATGTGGCCAACCTGCATGCCGGAGCCGTGGAACTGTTCATCGGCGACGATGCCACCCTGACCTATTCCACCATTGAAAACTGGTCCAAGAACATGTACAACATGAACACAAAACGGGCCATCGTGGGCAAGAACGGCACCATCAACTGGGTGACCGGGTCTTTCGGTTCCCACACCTCCTGCCTGTATCCCATGAGCATCCTGAACGGGGAAGGCGCCCACTGCGAATTCACGGGCGTGACCTTCGCCGGTAAGGGCCAGTACCTGGATACCGGGTCCAAGGTGGTGCACAACGCGCCCCATACCACCAGCAACATCAACTCCAAGTCCATTTCCAAGGACGGCGGCGTGTGCATCTACCGGGGCAGCGTGGTCGTGAACGAATGTGCCGAAGGATCCAAATCCAACGTCAGCTGCGAATCCCTGATGCTGGATGAACAGTCCCAGTCCGATACCATCCCGGCCATCGTCATCAAGAACGACAATGTAGACCTGGGCCACGAAGCCAAAATCGGCCGGATTTCCGACGAAGCCATCTTCTACCTGATGAGCCGCGGGCTCAGCGAGGATGAAGCACGGGCCATGCTGGTCCGCGGGTTCGTGGAACCTGTTTCCAAGGCCCTGCCTCTGGAATATGCCGTAGAAATGAACAACCTGATCAATCTGGAACTGAAAGGTTCCATGTAA